Proteins encoded together in one Vitis vinifera cultivar Pinot Noir 40024 chromosome 4, ASM3070453v1 window:
- the LOC100254233 gene encoding BURP domain-containing protein 3: MEFRSFPFLAFLSVMVVVIHASQPDEDYWKLALPHTPMPKAIRDLLQSKGLSSVDASTASCTVHIHFDKFSQPAGEEAQVDDSKIGNFFLETDLHPGKKMKLNLATTTNGAVFLPHQVAESMPFSSNKLPEILNRFSLKENSAEAEIIKKELEECEEPAMEGEARYCATSLQSLIHFSTSKLGRNVNVLTNEVKTGSQEYEFGVGMKRVADKSVVCHKMNYPYAVFYCHTFTKTRTYMIPLVGADGSKAKAMAACHSDTSAWHPKHVAFKVLNVKPGTVPICHFVHNNAMVWIPK, translated from the exons ATGGAGTTTCGTTCCTTTCCCTTTCTGGCTTTTCTTTCT GTGATGGTGGTAGTAATCCATGCTTCTCAACCTGATGAGGATTACTGGAAGTTGGCTTTGCCTCACACTCCCATGCCTAAAGCTATACGAGATCTGTTGCAGTCCA AAGGTCTAAGTTCTGTCGATGCTTCTACTGCATCTTGTACTGTTCACATTCATTTCGATAAATTCTCTCAACCCGCCGGAGAAGAGGCTCAAGTAGATGACTCAAAAATAGGTAACTTCTTCTTGGAAACAGACCTGCATCCAGGTAAAAAAATGAAGCTGAACTTGGCCACAACTACAAATGGAGCTGTTTTCTTGCCTCATCAAGTTGCTGAATCCATGCCCTTTTCATCCAACAAGCTACCCGAAATCTTGAACCGGTTTTCCCTGAAAGAAAACTCCGCAGAAGCCGAGATAATAAAGAAGGAGCTAGAGGAATGTGAGGAGCCTGCCATGGAAGGAGAAGCCAGGTACTGTGCAACATCATTACAGTCCCTAATCCATTTCAGCACTTCAAAGCTTGGAAGGAATGTGAATGTGCTGACGAATGAGGTCAAAACGGGGAGCCAGGAGTATGAGTTTGGAGTGGGGATGAAGAGGGTTGCAGACAAATCAGTAGTGTGCCATAAGATGAACTACCCATATGCTGTTTTCTACTGCCATACATTCACTAAGACACGGACTTACATGATTCCGTTGGTGGGTGCTGATGGAAGCAAAGCTAAAGCCATGGCAGCTTGTCATAGTGATACATCAGCTTGGCACCCAAAACATGTGGCCTTCAAAGTGCTCAATGTTAAGCCAGGAACAGTCCCTATCTGCCATTTCGTTCACAACAATGCCATGGTCTGGATTCCAAAATAG